The Candidatus Saccharimonadales bacterium nucleotide sequence AACGAAGGCCCTCGAAGGCGACGCTGCTAACGAAGACGCTATCATGGAACTCGTTAAGGCTCTTGATGACTACATCGACGAACCTGTCCGCGACCTCGATAAGCCATTCCTTATGCCTATTGAAGACGTTTTCTCAATCAAAGGTCGTGGTACAGTTGCTACCGGCCGTATTGAGCAGGGTGTCGTAAAGCTTAACGACGAAGTTGAAATCGTTGGTATCAAGGCTACTCAAAAATCAGTTGTAACTGGTATCGAAGCTTTCAAGAAAAACCTTCCACAGGGTCAAGCTGGTGACAACGCCGGACTCCTCCTTCGTGGTATTGAGCGTGAGCAAATTGAGCGCGGCCAAGTTGTTGCAAAGCCTGGTTCAATCACTCCTCATACTGAATTTGAAGCTGAAGTTTACATCCTTAAGAAGGAAGAAGGTGGTCGCCACACTCCATTCTCTAAGGGTTACAAACCACAGTTCTACTTCCGTACTACGGATGTAACTGGTGAAGTTGAACTTCCAGCTGATAAAGAGATGGTTATGCCTGGTGATACAATTACTTTCAAGGTAAAGCTTCTCGCACCTATTGCTATGGAGCAAGGTCTTACTTTTGCTATTCGTGAAGGTGGCCGTACCGTTGGTGCCGGTGTTGTGACAAGCATCACTAAATAATAGTCCCTGGATTTACCAAAAGACCTCCGTTACAGGAGGTTTTTTGGTACTATAATAAAAGAATGGCACATCTCATTGAAAAAGCCGCGAAATTTGCGGCGGATGCCCACGAAGGTCAGCGATATGGTACGGGGGACCCTTATATCATGCACCCAACTCAGGTGGCAGACTTAGCTCGACGGATGGGTTACGACGAAATAGTTGAGGCTGCATGCTATCTTCATGATGTCATAGAAGACACGGAAGTAGGGGAGGCCGACTTGCGGCGGGAATTTCCTGACGTGGTGGTAGACGCTGTTTTGGCGGTTACCTACACAGGTACTAGCTATACTGAGAAAATCACCCAAGCCTTACGTCATCCCGTAGGTCACGTCGTGAAGTTTTGTGATGTCAGTTGCAACTTTGCCAATAGTGTTCTCTACGGTGTAAAACCGGGAAAAAAAGAAGGAGAAGTTATCCCCCGACGAGCCGGCTACCTTGCACGGTTGCACTCTACATTACCTACTCCTCAGGATATTAAAGAATATATAAAAAGTATTCAATAAAAGCAAAACCCCCGCCTTAACACCCTCCGGCGCCAGACGAGGGCTGCCCTAGAAAGTGTGAAACGGGGTGGCTACGATCGCGGAGCGAGATAGAGACGAACGTGGTTGTCATGGGCGTCGATCACGATGTCGTGAGCCGGGTGTGGGTTGGCGCCTGCTGCCGACTGACCGTTCATGCCAAACGCTTTGCGCACGGCACGCTTGATGCTTCCCTGTGCCAGTGCGCTTGCAGGAAGCTGAGTCATAGTCACGTAGATAGCTTCACCCGCGCGCCTGACGCCTGGTGTGTTCGAAGGGGCGGTGATCAGTTCGACACACTTTCGGAGTACGTATCTGGCTGCCTGTTCAGGGTTCTGGTATGCGGCACCATCAAGATGCGGAGTATTCAACACCTTACCTCTCTCTTCGAGTTATAGCTCTAAAGAGTACTATAACATTTAACCTATAAGTAAGCAAACACCTCGCCGAATGCCCTGGAGCACTCAGTGGCGAGGTGCTTGACAGGTTTTAGCGAGGTAAACTACGACCTCAGACGCTCGAAGGTGTGCTTTTCATTGTGCGAAATAACACTCCTCACTCCGAGTCTCGCCAGCTGCGGTGAAGCGGCGAGAAGCATCACAAGCATTCCGATGCCTGAGTCCGAAATGTATTCCGGAATCTCGTAGATAACATCAAAACGACTGCCAGCGGGGTGTCGAGGCGCTTCTTTTTCGACGGTGCCGATGATGGCATCGACGAGTTCCGCCATGGATAAGCGAGGTTCGCTCATCTGACACATCCTTTCGTCCGAGTACGGTATCATAATCATAGAATGCTTATCTCAAAACGTCAATATAATTTGCATTACGGTTGATAACTGATATAATTACTAACGTATAATTAAAATTACATTGAGAACTTGTCGGGTATTCACTCCTGTTCAAGGTTACGATGTTGCACACGAAGGAGTTTCTATGGCAGAAACAAAAGAAGCGGGTCTTCGTATCCGTATTCGCCTCAAGGCGTATGATCACAAGGTGATCGACCAATCAGCAAAACAAATAATTGACACAGCTATCCGCACCGGTGCTAGTGTTGCTGGTCCCGTACCACTTCCAACACGCCGCAGTCGCTTTACCGTTGTTAAGTCTCCCCATGTTTATAAAACTGGTGGTGAAACGTTTGAAATGCGTGTGCACAAGCGCCTTATTGACATTACAAATGCGACCCCTAAGACGATCGATAGCTTGCAAAATCTCAGCCTTCCTGCGGGAGTCGATGCAGAAATTCGTATGTAATCACACAATAAAAAGGAACACCTTGCCTTTTGCGGCAGGGTGTTTTTTATCTAAGGAACTGGGCCGCGAAGGGGTATTTCGCGGCCAACCATTCTCGGTCAGCGAGCTCGGGGTGA carries:
- the tuf gene encoding elongation factor Tu: MADFDRSKPHVNVGTMGHVDHGKTTLTAAITHVLAKKLPSDTNKPRNYEDIDNAPEEKARGITIASSHQEYESEKRHYAHVDMPGHADYVKNMITGAAQIDGAILVVAANDGPLPQTREHVLLAHQVGVPKIVVFLNKMDLADPELVELVEMDVRELLTKNGYDGDNAPIIKGSATKALEGDAANEDAIMELVKALDDYIDEPVRDLDKPFLMPIEDVFSIKGRGTVATGRIEQGVVKLNDEVEIVGIKATQKSVVTGIEAFKKNLPQGQAGDNAGLLLRGIEREQIERGQVVAKPGSITPHTEFEAEVYILKKEEGGRHTPFSKGYKPQFYFRTTDVTGEVELPADKEMVMPGDTITFKVKLLAPIAMEQGLTFAIREGGRTVGAGVVTSITK
- a CDS encoding HD domain-containing protein, with protein sequence MAHLIEKAAKFAADAHEGQRYGTGDPYIMHPTQVADLARRMGYDEIVEAACYLHDVIEDTEVGEADLRREFPDVVVDAVLAVTYTGTSYTEKITQALRHPVGHVVKFCDVSCNFANSVLYGVKPGKKEGEVIPRRAGYLARLHSTLPTPQDIKEYIKSIQ
- the rpsJ gene encoding 30S ribosomal protein S10; this translates as MAETKEAGLRIRIRLKAYDHKVIDQSAKQIIDTAIRTGASVAGPVPLPTRRSRFTVVKSPHVYKTGGETFEMRVHKRLIDITNATPKTIDSLQNLSLPAGVDAEIRM